The genomic DNA CCAGTACTATTCTCTCCCAACACAGTTTACAGGAAAACAGTATTTGAAATGTTGTCATGAGTTGTTTAACTAAGTAATGTCTGTCTGATTGTATCCATTGTCCGTTGTTTGCACACAgcagtgtgagtatgagtgctCTGTGTTTGGGCGTGGGGCTGGGGTCAGGCGCCCTCGATCTCgaagcagcagcagctgagAACCAGGCCTTTCTCAGCACACGCACCAACGAGAGGCAAGAGATGATCACCCTGAATGACCGACTGGCTGTGTATATCGAGAGGGTAAGACTGATTCTCCAAGCTTTGCCTTTGTCCTGCCCATTCAATCACTTCCTGTCTTTCCCAGTTAAGACCACAAAGATTCCCTCTGGACTCATTTAGATCCCTCTGCTTGCTGAAACGGAGTCTGCGCATCACTGTGAGATAACAGATCAAAATACAGTTTGTAAACTGCTGCTGTCTGGTCCCTGCCCTTCCATTCCAGGTTCGCTCTCTTGAACAGCAGAATAAATTGCTGGAAGTGGAGATTGAACACCTGCAGGGTCGTTCTTTCAAACCATCAGGCCTGCGGAGGCTGTATGAGGAGCAGCTGAGAGATCTGAAGAGGATCGCTGACCAGATGAAGGTCCAGAGGGTGAGATCAAACTACAGGACAAAACAGACATCACTCTGTCATTTTAACAGGGTCCTCAGCATGTTTATACAAAATAATACCcggtaaacaaataaaaagctaCTTCACCACAAACATACTGATAAATGAATACCCTAAAATATGGCctatttcaaaagaaagaaaaaacattagtTCCAAGAACGCTATCATCCTCCAATACAGTATCCTTTAAGTACACAGTCACTCTTAGGCTAACTGAAGGTTTTCCCACTGGTTGACACATTATACTCCACTGTCCTGAATACGCAGGACCTGGCCATAGCTGCCAAGGAGGCCATGGCTGGCCAGTTGGAGATGCTGAAGGCCAAATTTGAAGAGGCTCTTGAGGCGAGGAAGAAAGCAGAGCTGGATGTTGAAGGTTTCCGACCGGTGAGCCCCGGCCAGTCATTTGTGATTAGTTGCACTGAGCGCAGTAGGATATCAAAGTGTAATCAAACACAGTCCAAAAGGAAGTGGTGCACTGTGGATTCAGAGTGTCACTGGAGGTACGTTTCTATAGGTATAGTCCTGTTTTATAATCCCAGAATTCTCCCTCTTAGGATGTAGATGGTGCAACAGCGGCTCGTATCTCACTGGAGAAACAACTTGACAACCTGGAGGTGGAATTGGACTTTTTACAAAGGGTTCACAAAGAGGTACAGCCCCTTAAAACAGAGCACTACAGGCACCCACAGTAGACAATCTACTGCAGGTAGACTCTCATAAAGATAAACTTGTTGTCAGATCAGTGAGTTGGTTGTTTCAGTCTTTGTTTCTCCCTGACCAGGAAATGGAGGAGCTTATGGCTCAGATTTACAGCTCTGTGGCGAAAGTGGATGTGTCCTTCACGCTGCCGGACATGGCGTCTTCTCTTCAGCAGATACAGGCCCAGTATGACAGCATCGCTGCAAGGAACCTACAGGTCACATTTCTCAGCCAAATTCAGCACAAACTCGCTGTACTCTCACAGACAAAGtcagaaatactttttttcatatttaggACACAGCACATCTGACTGACTTCACATGGTTTCTTGGGTCTGTGTGATTTTCTGTACATTAGGAAATGGACGCGTGGTACAAGACGAAGTTTCAGGATCTGAACAAAGCATCGACCAAACATGTCGAATCAGTCCGGAGTGTAAGAGAAGAAATGGCTGCTTTGaagagagatgtgagtgtgatctctccatttttcatcTGGTCTGTTCTTCCAGTAATGCAGTTGGCGTTTTCATGGATGttattgtgtgcgtgtggccACAGATTCAAAGTAAAGAACGCGAGCTGGAGTCTCTGAAGACCAAGAACGAAGCTTTGATGGTGCAAATCAGGGAAGCCCAAGAAAAACataagaaagaggaggaggacttACTGGTGAGGGCAAATCACTTAATGCaccatcaccatgacaaccttTAGTAAGATGCTGTAAGTCTTATTACACTCTGAGACAGGCCTGAGTGCGTATTTTGTGCATGAACAACTTAAAGTTCCTCTACTCAAGCTGTCCTGGGGTTTGACAGGCTCATATTGAGGCACTAAAGCTGGAGCAGAAAGTCACTAAGGAGAAGATTGCTCACCTCCTCAGGGAGTACCAGGATCTGCTGAACATTAAGATGGCTCTGGAAATCGAAATCACCACATACAGGTATCAGAAAGGTgctctgaaaatgactgaaaacaccCAGCTGGCATAGGTTGATCACGCCTGTTTTTACATAATATTACTTTGACATTGCCATGGCAATTCCCAGTTCAGGAATAGGCTGGGAGGGGCTTAACAGTAAGTGGAAACTCTCCGCACTGTGCTTAATTATCTAATTCAGGAAATCACATTGAAATTTGCTCTAGATAAGAGTGTCAGGTGAGTTCagaataaatgtcatttaaagGAGGTGTTGAGATTCtcatgtgtcaggtgagtccagaataaatgtcatttaaagGAGGTGTTGAGATTCTCATTCTCCTGTTCCCTTTGTTTGCTTGGCAGGAAATTAATTGAAGGTGAGGACAGTCGCCTCAGTACCAAGGTCCATGGCTTGTCTCTGATGAGCAGTGCTGTGAGTGTTGCGGCCAGTGCAGGTCTGGGTGGTGCAGCTGGAGCTGCTTGGTCCAGTACTGCTGGGCAAGTCTCTGGTTCCACGACAGTGATGGCCATCTCCTCGAACGGAACCTCAACCACAGCGTCATCCTCTCAGAATCACGTGGAGAAACATGTGGAGGAATTCTCTGAGGAGCAGGCTGTGGAGATGACTGAGAGGAAGACTGTCCTTATCAGGTAGATGTCTCTGATTTCAGCACTGAACTCACGCTTTTGacactgaattatacaacaTAGTCTCTGCTGCACTGACATACTTTAGTCATACTTTAGTCACCGAAGAAGCGCACAAAGGACGATGAAGTAAAATCCAGTTGTCTAATCAATCACATACACTCCAAAATAACATTACAGATTGTTACTCTTAAGTTAATGATTGAACTCACCAAATTTCACTTT from Chanos chanos chromosome 8, fChaCha1.1, whole genome shotgun sequence includes the following:
- the ngs gene encoding notochord granular surface — its product is MSRSPERMSSYRRHFEGTLASTSTLQVRVSSPSPTRRETRHRSASYNRSASMGRRALSGSRKSRMTSSVSMSALCLGVGLGSGALDLEAAAAENQAFLSTRTNERQEMITLNDRLAVYIERVRSLEQQNKLLEVEIEHLQGRSFKPSGLRRLYEEQLRDLKRIADQMKVQRDLAIAAKEAMAGQLEMLKAKFEEALEARKKAELDVEGFRPDVDGATAARISLEKQLDNLEVELDFLQRVHKEEMEELMAQIYSSVAKVDVSFTLPDMASSLQQIQAQYDSIAARNLQEMDAWYKTKFQDLNKASTKHVESVRSVREEMAALKRDIQSKERELESLKTKNEALMVQIREAQEKHKKEEEDLLAHIEALKLEQKVTKEKIAHLLREYQDLLNIKMALEIEITTYRKLIEGEDSRLSTKVHGLSLMSSAVSVAASAGLGGAAGAAWSSTAGQVSGSTTVMAISSNGTSTTASSSQNHVEKHVEEFSEEQAVEMTERKTVLIRTVKTEEDTIQSDTQERIITISGAADEME